The window AAGCAGGGACCACACGACCTCATCAGGAAAAAAGTGAGtgcatttacaaaaataacCACTAACTACATTAAGACGACAATAAAtaacttgtttgtttgtttgttttttttccagcatCGCAGCTACTTATGTTGAGAAGCTGTACCAGCCCCGCACACAGGTTGGCAACAGAAGAAATAAAACGAGAAAGAGTGATTTAGAAAAGTTATGTTTGgtttctataaaacaaatggCTTTACTCCCTTGTCATGTCCTCTAGAAATGGCAGCAAACAGGTTTCATGCACATTATGACTCTACAAGCGAGACCACGAGTCACAGAGCCAATGGAAACACAGAGTTATGCCGTTACTATTCGACGTGTGCTTGTGCTACAGGCATTAAGGTACATGTTTCACTCGTGGTGACTCTTCGAGAACACAGTGTCTTCAGGATTAGTAGAATGTCGCCTCGACCTCTCGTCGCGTTTCCCAGAAGAACCCCGGCCTCTCGCTTCAACATGCATTTAGTGGATACGTTTCTAAGCGTTGGACAAAATGCGGACTGTCACAGTTCATATCAAGCCTGGCCTCACAATTACATACGGACGTCAAGCATCACCTCCGATAATTACAGACACGACGACGGAGCTTTTTTGAACACTTCTCTCATTCGCTGATGtgtgggtgtttttttttttcacaaatgatTCGTTTAAAGTTCATGACCAACCACATGTGATATGCTGTGACATGCTTCATCCGTGACCCACTGAGAACATTTGGTTGGTCTTCATCGGAGATCACCGTTCGTTCGCctcctaaacacacacacgtacagAGCACCATCTTCATCCACAGACTCGCTCTTCTCCGTGTGCTCTCGGTTCCACTTCGGCGCACGTCATCAGTTGGCTCAGAAGGCAAAGGTCAGAGGTGAGAGTGGTGATGGAGATGACACACATTTGGCAAAGTGCCCACGAGGGGACGAAGAACGACAACAGGACTTTTCGCTAGTGCTACACGAGACATCAGCTATCGGGGGACAACTGCGTCTCAATGTCTACCCTGCAGATGGGACACTTCTTATTGGTGGCCAGCCACTGGTCAACACAAGCCTGATGGAAGAGGTGCATGCAGGGTAATCTCCTGAGAAAACAGAAAACCCAAAATGAAAGATTATCGCCACCATTTTCCCATTAAGAGATTAAGTGCAACAGAGCGTCAAACTACCTGACGTCCTCTCCGTCTTCAAGCATCGAGAGGCATATTGTGCATTTCTCATCCGTGTCGAGCTCCTCTTCATCCATGCCGATCTTCAGCTCTAGAGGTCTTCTCTATGGATCACACGGTCAGACATTAATCGAACCGAACTTGCACTTAATAAAGTACAGGTTCAACCAagtatacaaatattaaaaacgtATAAAAGGTCCAGTAATTCTACTTACCTTTTTATACTTGTGAGGAAAGGTGAACCTCTCGATGGTGGTCTGCACAGCCCCTCTGTTCACATTGCCCAGTCTGTCCTCCAACTGCAGGAGCTCCTGGAATCAAAACCACATGGAAATATTGCATGAAAGTCGACGAGAGCATGTGTGATGAAGTACCTCAGCTGAGGTGAGTGACGGTACCTCGTAACTCTCCCGCACCGCAGACGCGTGGCGAGACGGACTGAGGCCTTGAAGAGCCAGAAGGTGTAACTGAGGATATGGGTAATTTCTGATCTCATGGACAACCTGTGCAGGACAACATCATTCATTAACATACAACATCAATGAACAACTACATTTTGACACTTTTAGAAGAGCATGTGAGAGATAAATTGAGTCTTAAACAGTGGCAataccaaggtcatgggtttgattcccagggaatgcatgataGGGACGTGACTTGTAGCCAAGTATGGTATCACATACGTGGTTACACGTcggactctctaaccattaggccacaattGGCCTAAGTGGTGTCTCCCAAATGCATTAATGTAAGTGGGATTGCTGAAGGTACAAAGGCGCAGACTGACCACTTGTGCCGAGGTGGTGTTCCTGGGGAAGTGATGCAGTCGTGGAGAGGTCAGGTAATGCTGATAATGCTGAGTGAGGGGAGAGACGTGGTACTGCGGCAGGCCTGGATCCACACTCAGATCCCTGAACGCAAACACAGGACAGATGTCAGCTGATCAAAGCCAAACGGAGTACTATCAAGTAACTGAATACAGACGTACCAGTCTGTTCCTTCAGCAAGGTAGCGCGGCTGCTGCGGGACCGGCGGCGGTGGGGGAATGTGAAAGGATGGTGGGTATTCATACGGCGGCCGCAGCGTCTGTGGATGGGGAAGGGTTCTGTCTGGAGCGTGTCTGCTGGGAAAAATCAGAACGAAAAGAAAAGTTTGAGCCTCAAACAAATCACAACAGAGATCTGGTATTAAAATAGGATTAGTTCACtatagaattaaaatttcctgataatttactcacccccatgtcatccaagatgttcatgtcttttgaaaagaaatgaaggtttttgaggaaaacattccagggtttttctccatatagtggacttcactggggttcaacgggttgaaggtccaaatgtcatttgactaatgctgcgttcacatcAGACGCGACTGgaataaatcgcgctattcgcgcgtagttggacgcttgaacattttgagtttactcgcttcattcgcgcgtgaaaatcccttcacaacagacgcgaattcgcgtcatgagaggggctctcccgctcctttatgtgtcccagactctcccactgctttctgcacacttcctctgaataaacactacttgtcagtggggaaataattgtaaattacagcgaataagctcaattggtcgtcTTTAGTTGGCTTATAGTCTTAATATGTATCTATATATATCTAAAATTGAGTAAAGtccgttttttacaacttatcatattgtccgacctcctcactcactttctttcaaacacgatcctttttatttctgtttctatgaatgtatgaagatgtatagcgacgatgattttgtcctccattgttgtttcgaatttctgcctcagctcgctatgtcacgtcactactagagcaagctcctgattggttaacgtggcgcggaaattcgccaaagttcagatttttcaacttgcgcgatTTGCGcgaatcgctcaattcgcgccgcgtcATTCGCGCCGCTTCatgtcaattcgcgtctttgcattgacttaacatgtaaatcactcgcgcttaccgcttcattcgcgtccggtgtgaacgcaccattagtCTTTGGACGTTCattttgtagacactggatcggttcttccacctacgtcatgcgtgacctttccaacgtgattacgattgcgatggtttctctagataagactcttattcctcgtctgggatcatgtagagctctttgaagctgcactgaaactgacatttggaccttcagcccgttgaaccccagtgaagtccactatatggagaaaaatcctggaatgttttcctcaaaaaccttcatttcttttcaactgaagaacatcctggatgacatgagggtgagtaaattatcaggacatttgtattctgaagtgaactaatgctttaaaatattcCTGAAAAGTAAAATGCAGCTTTGATTGCTTGATTAGGTGATACAAAAATAACCACTGAAGAATCCTTAACGATAAGACATGGAATGAATTAAGGCAAGACACCTCAGTGAATAAGGTAAAAATGTAACTAAtttaaatatgcactaatttACATAAATGTCCAGAACAAAAACCAGGTTGTTTTATTTTGCTTACATAttacaattaaatgtttttacagagggaattttggatttctctttttatcactccatgaataataataaaaataaaaaaaaagtcaacagcaacaaaataaatacattttcaccatgtttttaggaataaaatgttatataatcagtcaaatgatatatgaacaaacCCCTCAGTAAAATCCTTTAGAATATAGTTAGGAATATAattgtaaagtttggtgtatgCCAGTGATGCTGAAgtggagaaaaaaactcattttgagaaaagaTATGTaatgtaattgaaatctacaaatgcaaatagataaagtgcaataaaataaacacttaattGTGTATTATGGATGTTTTCTTAATCTTCAGAAAGTCATGAAAAGCCAAAATAACCCAAATTGACGATTCTTATTTTTTAgcattattgtaaattatttatctgtgcacctcattattgttttaaatgaatgtgCCTCATAATATTGAACCAAAATAACTGTCCCTCCCTCTTCTCTGttgacgagggcggggcaacctgtcactcacatgacatccaccaatagcaaaccacaaccatgcAATCAACCAATCGACTTTGCTTTCTCGTTAAAACACACCTGGGCTGTGGAAGTATCCTCCTGTGCTGGGCCTCCAGGATCTGCTGCTGGATGAGGTATTGCTGGTGTAAAGCCTGAGGTAGGAAGGGCGGGGCCGGGATGTCCTGGAACGGTGGCGCTGGTATGTGGTTGAGAGGGGGATGCAACGCCGCAGCTGGCTGGTGCGCGGGGCCGAGGTGATGGCTCATTCCCGTCTGAGATTGTCCTGGATGGGGCATTGGGAAATCAACAGGGATCTGGGCCTGCGGGCCTACGTGGAAATGCCGGCAAGAGGTAGCATGACTGTGCTGATGCCTGTTAAAATGAGATCCTGCAAGAacaatgacatcacagcaaATTACGAGTGGGGATTAAACCGCTGCTGGAGGCTCGGCCTTCATCCTCTCCTGCATGAACTTCCAGAAGAAATTAATCGTCAGCAGTGGGGTGTGATGGGAAATGAAGAGTGAAGGTGAGTGAATTGTGTTCGAACAGCATGTTTGCGTTAGTCTGTTAGCAGTGAATGTGGTTTGGTTTGGGTCGCTGTATTCATACAGTCAGTGTTTGGGATTGTAAATCGAATTTACTGTCAGATACACATGAACAGGTAAGTGAAGTTTTGAAGCTTTAACTATTCTCATGAGTAAACCATATTGATAAATGAGTAAATATCAAGACTTGCAACTTTAGTTCGACCTCATCAGTTTGTGGTTAAAACTTTGGTTTCATTTTgtccagtttagtttttttgtttttccctcTTACCAAAAACGTTCTCATGGCACATGGACGGATAATCACTGGAGCAGTGGTTTGTGGGATCTGCATGCTGGTGTGGGTTAAAATCTCACTTTAATAGTACCTAACTTAATAAAACAGGCTGTGACTGTGAGGAATGATTACCTCAAAATGTTCGTCTATATGCAAGTTTGAGGGACTTTATTTAAATGAGCTATCTTAAAATCTTTAGCTATCGTCACGTGTCAGTGATTAACCCTCCGAGTGCCATAGGTTGCCCAATCCTGCTCTACAATAACACAACgctttcttccatcttaaatAGTTTGACAAGTCTAGTTGAAATGGCATCGTTCTCTAGTCCtgtggccagttgcataaacacaTCCAATATGTcaagactgtgtcttaagaactagtctGACCAACTACCAGTTAGCCAATGGGTAATCAATCAGTCCTACTTTAATTCAAATTAGGCCAATGTACCTTTTTATGTAAGTAGCTTAAAGTCAGGACTGgtcttacagaaaaaaatttgATGACTAATTATTCTAAGCAGTTTATCCGTCCGGCCACTGAACTTTTCTGGTAGTCACATTCATTGTAGAATACGGTTGTTTTCTTTTGGAACCAAACTGAGTGTGAATCATCTATCACGTGTGAAACCGGATTTAATtggtcatgttaatcaaagtgCAGCACTAAAACAAATACTAACCACTAACCCTAAACTTACCCTTAGTGTAGCATTGGTAGAACATCCAGATGCAGTtgtaaatttgtaaataaaataagattactgttgtacttaaaaaaatatcagGTTTAATTCAATTGTGTTTCCTtgtaattgtgaaatttacttaaaatttcTGAATGAAAGTTGTTgcaaagtaaatcctacaccaatttttttcccagtgtagacagcacaactgtttctcATGATCAGATCCATCTATTATTCTTTCTTGATTGAGTTAACCAATGAAATTAACTGGTTAGGAGAAAATAATCGAGTGCTCCAAACAGAATGGCCAACCATATTCTACAGCTGTGTGAACAGAAGTGTCTCCTCACCTCGTCCTCGTGAACAGTCTACCGTTATTTAGTGAACATTAAAAGCACACAAGAGTCTGTGAGACGGAGCTCCTGGACAGCTGAAGGAATCCACAGCTGCTTCAAGTTCTCAGCCAAATGTCTGAGCATGCAGTAAACGTCTGGATTTAGATGTATTTTTATGCGAGCTGTTAGCCTGTCACGCATTATCAATGAAGGGCTTTGCGTTTtctaatgacagaactttggaTAAGTGTGTGGGAACCATTTCCCAAACTATTATCCATGTGCTGGAAACATGGTCTCTTTTAAAACGAAATCTCAAAGCCAATGACGTC of the Megalobrama amblycephala isolate DHTTF-2021 linkage group LG12, ASM1881202v1, whole genome shotgun sequence genome contains:
- the rnf165b gene encoding E3 ubiquitin-protein ligase RNF165 isoform X2: MVLVHVGYLVLPVFGSVRNRGSHFNRHQHSHATSCRHFHVGPQAQIPVDFPMPHPGQSQTGMSHHLGPAHQPAAALHPPLNHIPAPPFQDIPAPPFLPQALHQQYLIQQQILEAQHRRILPQPRHAPDRTLPHPQTLRPPYEYPPSFHIPPPPPVPQQPRYLAEGTDWDLSVDPGLPQYHVSPLTQHYQHYLTSPRLHHFPRNTTSAQVVVHEIRNYPYPQLHLLALQGLSPSRHASAVRESYEELLQLEDRLGNVNRGAVQTTIERFTFPHKYKKRRPLELKIGMDEEELDTDEKCTICLSMLEDGEDVRRLPCMHLFHQACVDQWLATNKKCPICRVDIETQLSPDS
- the rnf165b gene encoding E3 ubiquitin-protein ligase RNF165 isoform X1, whose translation is MVLVHVGYLVLPVFGSVRNRGSHFNRHQHSHATSCRHFHVGPQAQIPVDFPMPHPGQSQTGMSHHLGPAHQPAAALHPPLNHIPAPPFQDIPAPPFLPQALHQQYLIQQQILEAQHRRILPQPSRHAPDRTLPHPQTLRPPYEYPPSFHIPPPPPVPQQPRYLAEGTDWDLSVDPGLPQYHVSPLTQHYQHYLTSPRLHHFPRNTTSAQVVVHEIRNYPYPQLHLLALQGLSPSRHASAVRESYEELLQLEDRLGNVNRGAVQTTIERFTFPHKYKKRRPLELKIGMDEEELDTDEKCTICLSMLEDGEDVRRLPCMHLFHQACVDQWLATNKKCPICRVDIETQLSPDS